In a genomic window of Streptomyces roseoviridis:
- a CDS encoding S8 family peptidase, translating into MQKARAFTIAAATSVALVAGMTGPAIATTPTTPRTSDASAPHPARIGGDQRIPLVTGDRVVVDAEGRMVRFEAAPGRERIPVEVRRTGDRTLVVPADARPLVADGRLDQRLFDLSVLTEPRLRASHRSGLKLIVRYDGNAASARASLRAAGDTEVRRTFPTLGADALLASQDDLARVWEALTDRRASGVRAAAAGIGTVWLDGVRGASLDRSVRQIGADRAWESGFDGTGVRIAVLDTGVDKTHEDLRTRVVGEKNFSASPDAVDRVGHGTHVASIAAGTGARSGGRFKGVAPGAEVISGKVLDDEGYGDDSAVLAGMEWAAAEGADVVNLSLGSPDRPGVDPLEAAIDRLSAEKGILFAVAAGNDGEAGASTVGSPGSADAALTVGAVDHDDRLAPFSGTGPRLGDGAVKPDVTAPGVAITAAAAPGSAIDTRPGTPHPAPGYLQIDGTSMATPHVAGAAALLKQRNPGWSAAELKGALTGSAEGGAGLTAFQQGTGRVQVDRALAGTVIPGPVSLNFGTARWPHADDEPVTRKVGYRNLGTTDVTLDLSVSGLDPAGKPAPRASSRSAPPGSPCRPAARRRSSSPPTPAWAGPTAPSPGTSPPPVRACRCVRPRSPCGRRSRTTSPSARWAVTAPTPGTSPTP; encoded by the coding sequence GTGCAGAAAGCACGCGCCTTCACGATCGCGGCGGCCACCTCGGTGGCCCTCGTGGCGGGCATGACGGGCCCGGCCATCGCGACCACCCCGACCACCCCGCGCACCTCGGACGCCTCGGCTCCGCACCCGGCCCGGATCGGCGGTGACCAGCGGATCCCGCTCGTCACCGGCGACCGGGTGGTGGTGGACGCCGAGGGCCGGATGGTGCGGTTCGAGGCCGCTCCCGGCCGCGAGCGCATACCCGTCGAGGTGCGGCGCACCGGCGACCGCACCCTCGTGGTGCCCGCCGACGCGCGGCCCCTCGTCGCGGACGGCCGGCTCGACCAGCGGCTCTTCGACCTCTCCGTGCTCACCGAACCCCGGCTGCGGGCGAGCCACCGCTCCGGGCTGAAACTGATCGTCCGGTACGACGGGAACGCCGCCTCCGCGCGGGCGTCGCTCCGCGCTGCCGGGGACACCGAGGTGCGCCGCACCTTCCCGACGCTCGGCGCCGACGCCCTGCTCGCCTCCCAGGACGACCTGGCCCGGGTGTGGGAGGCGCTGACCGACCGGCGGGCAAGCGGCGTCCGGGCCGCCGCCGCCGGCATCGGCACGGTCTGGCTGGACGGGGTGCGGGGCGCGAGCCTCGACCGCAGCGTCCGGCAGATCGGCGCCGACCGGGCCTGGGAGTCCGGCTTCGACGGCACCGGCGTGCGGATCGCGGTCCTCGACACCGGTGTCGACAAGACCCACGAGGACCTGCGTACCCGGGTCGTCGGCGAGAAGAACTTCTCCGCCTCCCCCGACGCGGTGGACCGCGTCGGCCACGGCACCCACGTCGCCTCGATCGCCGCCGGCACCGGCGCGCGGTCGGGCGGCCGGTTCAAGGGCGTGGCGCCGGGCGCCGAGGTGATCAGTGGGAAGGTCCTCGACGACGAGGGGTACGGCGACGACTCCGCCGTCCTCGCGGGCATGGAGTGGGCCGCCGCCGAGGGCGCCGACGTGGTCAACCTGAGCCTCGGCAGCCCGGACAGACCCGGCGTCGACCCGCTGGAGGCCGCGATCGACCGGCTCTCCGCCGAGAAGGGCATCCTCTTCGCCGTCGCCGCCGGCAACGACGGCGAGGCCGGCGCCTCGACGGTCGGCTCGCCCGGCAGCGCGGACGCCGCGCTGACCGTCGGCGCCGTCGACCACGACGACCGGCTCGCCCCCTTCTCCGGCACCGGCCCGCGCCTCGGCGACGGCGCCGTCAAGCCCGACGTGACCGCGCCCGGCGTCGCCATCACCGCCGCCGCCGCGCCCGGCAGCGCGATCGACACCCGCCCCGGCACCCCGCACCCGGCGCCGGGCTACCTCCAGATCGACGGCACCTCGATGGCGACCCCGCACGTGGCGGGCGCGGCCGCGCTCCTGAAGCAGCGGAACCCCGGCTGGTCGGCCGCCGAACTCAAGGGCGCCCTCACCGGATCCGCCGAGGGCGGCGCCGGCCTCACCGCCTTCCAGCAGGGCACCGGCCGCGTCCAGGTGGACCGGGCGCTGGCCGGGACCGTGATCCCGGGGCCGGTGTCGCTGAACTTCGGCACGGCCCGGTGGCCGCACGCCGACGACGAGCCGGTCACCCGGAAGGTCGGCTACCGCAACCTCGGGACGACCGACGTCACCCTCGACCTGTCGGTCTCCGGCCTGGACCCCGCGGGCAAGCCCGCCCCGAGGGCTTCTTCACGCTCGGCGCCTCCCGGGTCACCGTGCCGGCCGGCGGCACGGCGGAGGTCGAGCTCACCGCCGACACCCGCGTGGGCGGGACCGACGGCACCTTCACCGGGTACGTCACCGCCACCGGTGCGGGCCTGTCGGTGCGTACGGCCGCGGTCGCCGTGCGGGAGGCGGAGTCGTACGACCTCACCGTCCGCACGCTGGGCCGTGACGGCGCCGACGCCCGGGACTTCGCCAACACCCTGA
- a CDS encoding DUF5959 family protein, with the protein MDEATALELILLADGDQVVSVRLADRMPAWGPDYYAADIVVTSDFVNAQLRILVTLEDLDHWTGALDLIEADELRAAGGDLLSVDWPPAGNDGYLRFIADDPYVVEVHDQPQTRISVRVPLDMDEGWIAEARQRLRAVQTLLVPSE; encoded by the coding sequence GTGGATGAAGCGACTGCTCTCGAACTGATCCTCCTGGCCGATGGAGACCAGGTCGTCAGCGTCAGGCTTGCCGATCGTATGCCGGCGTGGGGTCCGGACTACTACGCTGCCGACATCGTCGTCACCAGCGACTTCGTGAACGCTCAGCTTCGGATCCTGGTGACGCTTGAGGACCTGGATCATTGGACCGGAGCCCTGGACCTCATCGAGGCCGACGAGCTCCGAGCTGCCGGAGGGGACCTACTCAGCGTCGACTGGCCCCCCGCAGGCAATGACGGTTATCTGCGCTTCATCGCTGACGACCCCTATGTGGTGGAAGTCCATGACCAGCCGCAGACGCGGATCTCAGTGAGGGTCCCGCTCGACATGGACGAGGGGTGGATCGCAGAGGCGCGTCAACGGCTCCGGGCCGTGCAGACGCTTCTCGTTCCGAGCGAGTGA
- a CDS encoding ATP-binding protein has protein sequence MISEPSRYCTVELQALPSRIGQVRRIVSAHLRHWQVEALIDHATLGVTELLTNVHRHAQPDKTCTVEVELLLDRLTVSVRDNDPRLPDLCEPHGESEEFATSGRGLTIIQAMSESWGARPHGDSGKVVWFTLQAPASSVAPPPRELAVYGATTTGPFTERPLETIPFGVPDEPLRAPAVARSALTR, from the coding sequence GTGATCAGTGAGCCCAGCAGGTACTGCACGGTGGAGCTCCAGGCCCTGCCGTCGCGGATCGGACAGGTCCGCAGAATCGTTTCGGCGCACTTGCGTCACTGGCAGGTCGAGGCGTTGATCGACCATGCCACGCTCGGTGTCACCGAGCTCCTGACGAATGTGCACCGCCACGCCCAGCCCGACAAGACGTGCACGGTGGAGGTCGAGCTGCTGCTCGACCGGCTGACCGTCTCCGTCCGGGACAACGACCCGCGACTTCCGGACCTGTGCGAACCGCACGGGGAAAGCGAGGAGTTCGCCACCTCGGGACGCGGCCTCACCATCATCCAGGCGATGAGCGAGAGCTGGGGAGCCCGCCCGCACGGCGACTCGGGCAAGGTCGTCTGGTTCACCCTCCAGGCCCCGGCCTCCTCCGTCGCCCCGCCCCCGCGCGAGCTCGCCGTCTACGGCGCCACCACCACGGGCCCCTTCACCGAGCGCCCGCTGGAGACGATTCCCTTCGGCGTCCCGGACGAGCCCCTGCGCGCGCCGGCGGTGGCCCGCTCGGCGCTCACGCGCTGA
- a CDS encoding PLP-dependent cysteine synthase family protein encodes MTTIDSPMATVDVDRSDPAYRAWLKEAVRKVQADANRSADTHLLRFPLPESWGIDLYLKDESTHPTGSLKHRLARSLFLYGLCNGWIRPGAPVIEASSGSTAVSEAYFAKLIGVPFIAVMPRTTSPEKCRLIQFHGGQCHFVDDSRTMYEEAAALARRTGGHYMDQFTYAERATDWRGNNNIAESMYQQLKLERYPEPAWIVATAGTGGTSATIARYVHYMQHDTRICVADPENSCFFDGWTHDDPHATSDRGSRIEGIGRPRMEPSFVPGAIDRMMKVPDAASMAAVRALETAIGRKAGGSTGTGLWSALKIVAEMVAEGRTGSVVTLICDPGERYLDKYYSDDWLASQGLDIEPYTAAIDRFLATGVWPE; translated from the coding sequence ATGACCACCATCGACAGCCCCATGGCCACCGTCGACGTCGACCGCAGCGACCCCGCCTACCGGGCCTGGCTCAAGGAGGCCGTCCGCAAGGTCCAGGCCGACGCCAACCGCTCGGCCGACACCCACCTGCTGCGCTTCCCGCTCCCCGAGAGCTGGGGGATCGACCTCTACCTCAAGGACGAGTCGACCCACCCCACCGGCAGCCTCAAGCACCGGCTCGCCCGCTCGCTCTTCCTCTACGGCCTGTGCAACGGCTGGATCCGGCCCGGCGCGCCCGTCATCGAGGCGTCCAGCGGCTCGACCGCGGTCTCCGAGGCGTACTTCGCCAAGCTGATCGGCGTCCCCTTCATCGCCGTCATGCCCCGCACCACCAGCCCGGAGAAGTGCCGGCTCATCCAGTTCCACGGCGGCCAGTGCCACTTCGTCGACGACTCGCGCACCATGTACGAGGAGGCCGCCGCGCTCGCCCGGCGCACCGGGGGCCACTACATGGACCAGTTCACCTACGCCGAGCGGGCCACCGACTGGCGCGGCAACAACAACATCGCCGAGTCGATGTACCAGCAGCTGAAGCTGGAGCGCTACCCGGAGCCCGCCTGGATCGTGGCCACGGCCGGCACCGGCGGCACCTCGGCGACCATCGCCCGCTACGTGCACTACATGCAGCACGACACCCGTATCTGCGTCGCCGACCCGGAGAACTCCTGCTTCTTCGACGGCTGGACGCACGACGACCCGCACGCCACCTCCGACCGCGGCTCCCGCATCGAGGGCATCGGCCGGCCCCGGATGGAGCCGAGCTTCGTCCCCGGCGCCATCGACCGCATGATGAAGGTGCCCGACGCGGCGAGCATGGCCGCCGTCCGCGCCCTGGAGACCGCGATCGGCCGCAAGGCCGGCGGATCCACCGGCACCGGACTGTGGAGCGCGCTGAAGATCGTCGCCGAGATGGTCGCCGAAGGCCGCACCGGAAGCGTCGTCACCCTGATCTGCGACCCGGGCGAGCGCTACCTCGACAAGTACTACTCGGACGACTGGCTGGCCTCCCAGGGCCTCGACATCGAGCCCTACACCGCCGCTATCGACCGGTTCCTGGCGACGGGTGTCTGGCCGGAGTGA
- a CDS encoding SRPBCC family protein produces the protein MARRLRPVELDFLASAPVRLTFTVEVAAPPAAVYRSLAVEVGSWPAWFSAVRSAVSRGEGAGRTIRLRGGVFFEETVMAADPEARYAYRVDATNAPGVTALLEEWSLSPAAGGTRVRWTMAADGSRSFAVGLRLARPGMGLSFRDAVRRLDRRLTPARHPSPGTGR, from the coding sequence ATGGCACGCCGACTGAGGCCGGTGGAGCTCGACTTCCTCGCGTCCGCTCCCGTCCGCCTGACGTTCACAGTGGAGGTGGCCGCCCCGCCCGCCGCCGTCTACCGCTCGCTCGCGGTGGAGGTGGGCAGCTGGCCCGCCTGGTTCTCGGCGGTCAGGTCCGCCGTCTCGCGGGGCGAGGGCGCGGGGCGGACGATCCGGCTCCGCGGCGGGGTCTTCTTCGAGGAGACGGTCATGGCGGCCGACCCGGAGGCGCGCTACGCCTACCGGGTCGACGCGACCAACGCGCCGGGCGTCACGGCCCTGCTCGAGGAGTGGTCCCTCTCCCCCGCCGCGGGCGGCACCCGGGTGCGGTGGACGATGGCGGCCGACGGCAGCCGCTCCTTCGCCGTGGGGCTGCGGCTGGCGCGGCCCGGGATGGGCCTGTCCTTCCGCGACGCGGTCCGCCGCCTGGACCGGCGGCTCACTCCGGCCAGACACCCGTCGCCAGGAACCGGTCGATAG
- a CDS encoding SRPBCC family protein, whose amino-acid sequence MSRFRIERTVPLPPAEVWRRITDWPAHGARIPFTRTTVLTDGPNAVGTLFTARTGLGRLAFDDPMEVVRFDPPAAGRPGVCRLVKRGRAVRGSAVFEVTGEEAGGAGSRSRVVWVEELRLRGVPAVFDPVLAAAGRLLFGRALDGLLGKDTAVG is encoded by the coding sequence ATGAGCCGGTTCCGGATCGAGCGGACGGTGCCGCTGCCGCCCGCCGAGGTGTGGCGGCGGATCACGGACTGGCCGGCGCACGGCGCGCGCATCCCGTTCACCCGGACCACCGTGCTCACGGACGGGCCGAACGCGGTGGGGACGCTCTTCACGGCGCGGACGGGCCTCGGCCGGCTCGCCTTCGACGACCCGATGGAGGTGGTGCGCTTCGATCCGCCCGCGGCGGGCCGGCCGGGTGTGTGCCGGCTGGTGAAGCGGGGGCGGGCGGTGCGCGGTTCGGCCGTCTTCGAGGTGACGGGCGAAGAGGCCGGCGGGGCCGGCTCCCGGAGCCGCGTGGTGTGGGTGGAGGAGCTACGGCTTCGCGGTGTGCCGGCCGTCTTCGACCCCGTACTGGCTGCGGCGGGACGGTTGTTGTTCGGCCGCGCGCTCGACGGACTCCTGGGCAAGGACACGGCCGTCGGCTAG
- a CDS encoding DeoR/GlpR family DNA-binding transcription regulator: MSDNQNLLAEQRRALILDEVRRRGGVRVNELTRRLKVSDMTVRRDLDALARQGVVAKVHGGAVPVAEPSTHEPGFEAKSALALGAKEEIARAAAAMVRPGTAIALSGGTTTYALARHLLDVPDLTVVTNSVRVADVFYEAQYAGAGGEARPGAATVVLTGGVRTPSDALVGPVADQAIRSLHFDALFLGVHGVSVEAGLSTPNLAEAETNRRLVRSARRVVVVADHTKWGTVGLSSFAKLEEVDALVTDAGLSPRVREEMAEHLPGLVVAGEEPAEGEESPEEPGGGAGARGAWEAGAQ, encoded by the coding sequence GTGAGTGACAATCAGAACCTCCTCGCGGAACAGCGGCGCGCCCTGATTCTCGACGAGGTGCGCCGGCGCGGTGGTGTACGGGTCAACGAGCTGACGCGCCGTCTCAAGGTTTCCGACATGACGGTGCGCCGGGACCTGGACGCGCTCGCGCGGCAGGGCGTCGTGGCCAAGGTGCACGGCGGTGCGGTGCCGGTCGCCGAGCCGAGCACGCACGAGCCGGGCTTCGAGGCGAAGTCGGCGCTGGCGCTGGGCGCCAAGGAGGAGATCGCCCGGGCGGCCGCCGCGATGGTCCGGCCGGGGACGGCCATCGCCCTTTCGGGTGGCACGACGACGTACGCGCTGGCCCGGCACCTGCTGGACGTGCCGGACCTGACGGTGGTGACGAACTCGGTGCGGGTCGCGGACGTCTTCTACGAGGCGCAGTACGCGGGCGCCGGCGGCGAGGCCCGGCCGGGGGCGGCGACGGTGGTGCTCACGGGCGGCGTGCGGACCCCGTCGGACGCGCTGGTGGGCCCGGTGGCCGATCAGGCGATCCGCTCGCTGCACTTCGACGCGCTGTTCCTCGGCGTGCACGGCGTCTCGGTGGAGGCCGGGTTGTCGACGCCGAACCTGGCGGAGGCCGAGACCAACCGGCGGCTCGTGCGTTCGGCCCGCCGGGTGGTGGTGGTCGCGGACCACACCAAGTGGGGGACGGTGGGCCTGAGTTCGTTCGCGAAGCTGGAGGAGGTGGACGCGCTGGTGACGGACGCCGGCCTGTCGCCACGGGTGCGCGAGGAGATGGCGGAGCACTTGCCGGGCCTGGTGGTGGCGGGCGAGGAACCGGCCGAGGGCGAGGAGAGCCCGGAGGAGCCGGGCGGTGGCGCCGGGGCACGGGGGGCGTGGGAGGCGGGGGCGCAATGA
- a CDS encoding right-handed parallel beta-helix repeat-containing protein — MAQGTVQVTHTGTSRWRRRTGEYASLAAALEAAGDGDVLTVAPGTYRENLVVQRAITLRGGDGPVRIAPADGVPLTVRASATLQDLHIEGQDAAAPALLVEDGTPELLDVRIVTRSAAGLEVRGAARPTVRRCTVDNPAGVGIAVLDGAGGVFEECEVVAAGQSGISVRGGAHPRLERCRVHHASGAGITVNGEGSGLEGIGCEVYEIKGSGLQIAARATAHLSDSTVHRTSADGITLDTDAVLTLSDCDIHDIPENAVDLRSRSVLTLTRSTVRRFGRNGLSVWDPGTRVDANQCEIHDSTGDYPAVWVSDGATAVLDSCRVHDVPDALFVLDRGSRADVVDSDLWQVRNTAVSVSDGATAQLDDCRIREASTGAWFRDHGSGGTLGGCTIDAVQTGVIVTKGADPTIERCTVTSPAEAGFYVSAEGRGSFHGCRVTGSGGYGFHVMDGCRTTLRTCRTERCARGGYEFPEEGPVAEDCTSDESQVRVPGPQSSVLTATQPGGLLGAVPVPRSPAVTPAAAAPVPVPEPPAARSSQEVLGELDALVGLESVKHEVRTLTNMIEVGRRRQEAGLKAVSARRHLVFTGNPGTGKTTVARLYGEILASLGVLERGHLVEVSRVDLVGEHIGSTALRTQEAFDRARGGVLFVDEAYALSPEDSGRDFGREAIDTLVKLMEDHRDAVVVIAAGYTAEMERFLTVNPGVASRFSRTISFSDYVPEELLRIVEQQAEEHEYRLAPGTAEALVKYFTELPKGPTFGNGRTARQTFESMVERHAGRVAALAEPSTDDLTLLHPEDLPELP; from the coding sequence ATGGCACAGGGCACGGTCCAGGTGACGCACACCGGCACGTCGCGGTGGCGGCGCCGCACGGGCGAGTACGCCTCCCTCGCCGCCGCCCTGGAGGCCGCGGGCGACGGAGACGTCCTCACCGTGGCCCCCGGCACCTACCGGGAGAACCTCGTCGTCCAGCGGGCCATCACCCTGCGGGGCGGCGACGGCCCGGTGCGGATCGCGCCCGCCGACGGCGTGCCGCTGACGGTACGGGCCTCGGCGACCCTGCAGGACCTGCACATCGAGGGGCAGGACGCGGCGGCTCCCGCGCTCCTCGTCGAGGACGGCACGCCCGAACTGCTCGACGTGCGGATCGTGACCCGCTCGGCCGCCGGCCTGGAGGTGCGCGGCGCGGCACGGCCCACCGTCCGCCGCTGCACGGTCGACAACCCGGCCGGAGTCGGGATCGCCGTACTCGACGGGGCGGGCGGGGTGTTCGAGGAGTGCGAGGTCGTGGCCGCCGGCCAGTCCGGGATCTCGGTGCGCGGCGGGGCGCACCCGCGTCTGGAGCGCTGCCGGGTGCACCACGCCTCCGGCGCCGGGATCACCGTCAACGGCGAGGGCAGCGGTCTGGAGGGCATCGGCTGCGAGGTGTACGAGATCAAGGGCTCCGGTCTGCAGATCGCCGCGCGGGCCACCGCCCACCTCAGCGACTCCACCGTCCACCGCACCTCGGCCGACGGCATCACGCTCGACACGGACGCGGTGCTCACGCTCTCCGACTGCGACATCCACGACATCCCCGAGAACGCCGTCGACCTGCGCTCCCGGTCGGTGCTCACGCTGACCCGTTCGACGGTCCGGCGGTTCGGACGCAACGGTCTGTCCGTGTGGGACCCGGGGACCAGGGTGGACGCCAACCAGTGCGAGATCCACGACAGCACCGGCGACTACCCGGCCGTCTGGGTGAGCGACGGGGCGACCGCCGTGCTGGACTCCTGCCGGGTGCACGACGTGCCCGACGCCCTCTTCGTGCTCGACCGCGGCTCGCGCGCCGACGTCGTCGACAGCGATCTGTGGCAGGTGCGCAACACGGCCGTGTCGGTGAGCGACGGGGCGACCGCACAGCTGGACGACTGCCGGATCCGGGAGGCGTCCACCGGCGCCTGGTTCCGTGACCACGGCAGCGGCGGCACCCTCGGCGGCTGCACCATCGACGCCGTGCAGACCGGTGTCATCGTCACCAAGGGCGCCGACCCGACGATCGAGCGGTGCACCGTCACCTCCCCGGCCGAGGCCGGGTTCTACGTGTCGGCGGAGGGCCGCGGATCCTTCCACGGCTGCCGGGTCACGGGCAGCGGCGGCTACGGCTTCCACGTGATGGACGGCTGCCGGACGACCCTGCGCACGTGCCGTACGGAGCGGTGCGCGCGCGGCGGTTACGAGTTCCCCGAGGAGGGGCCGGTCGCCGAGGACTGCACCAGCGACGAGAGCCAGGTGCGGGTCCCGGGTCCGCAGAGCTCGGTGCTGACGGCCACGCAGCCGGGCGGGCTGCTCGGCGCCGTCCCCGTGCCCCGCTCCCCCGCCGTGACGCCGGCCGCGGCGGCGCCGGTCCCGGTGCCCGAGCCGCCGGCCGCACGCTCCTCGCAGGAGGTGCTCGGCGAACTGGACGCGCTGGTGGGCCTGGAGAGCGTCAAGCACGAGGTGCGCACGCTCACCAACATGATCGAGGTGGGCCGTCGGCGTCAGGAGGCCGGGCTCAAGGCCGTGTCCGCCCGGCGCCATCTGGTCTTCACCGGCAACCCGGGGACCGGCAAAACGACGGTGGCCCGGCTGTACGGGGAGATCCTCGCGTCCCTCGGCGTGCTGGAGCGCGGCCATCTGGTGGAGGTGTCCCGGGTCGACCTGGTCGGTGAGCACATCGGCTCGACGGCCCTCCGCACCCAGGAGGCCTTCGACCGGGCGCGCGGCGGCGTGCTGTTCGTGGACGAGGCGTACGCGCTGTCCCCGGAGGACTCCGGGCGGGACTTCGGCCGGGAGGCCATCGACACGCTCGTGAAGCTGATGGAGGACCACCGGGACGCGGTCGTGGTGATCGCGGCCGGCTACACGGCGGAGATGGAGCGCTTCCTGACCGTCAACCCGGGTGTGGCGTCCCGCTTCTCCCGGACCATCTCCTTCTCGGACTACGTGCCGGAGGAGCTGTTGCGGATCGTGGAACAGCAGGCCGAGGAGCACGAGTACCGGCTGGCTCCCGGCACCGCCGAGGCGCTGGTGAAGTACTTCACGGAGCTGCCGAAGGGCCCCACGTTCGGCAACGGGCGCACCGCGCGGCAGACGTTCGAGTCGATGGTGGAGCGGCACGCGGGCCGGGTCGCCGCGCTCGCCGAGCCGAGCACGGACGACCTGACCCTGCTCCATCCGGAGGACCTGCCCGAGCTGCCCTGA
- a CDS encoding Rv1733c family protein, translating to MRAAIGLWRWRHNPLCRTTDLIEAWVALAAVLLLCLAVPSAGWAAGTWANASLQRSVHAQERERVATVARVVRAADTGEAGPAGQRAVETAGERRLRPAVVATWTAPDGTPRTGTVTTRRELADPGDRFPLWTDRAGRAVAPPMRPETARAHALIAGITVALFSGFLVESARRAVVHRLARRRYARLDRAWAQVGPDWGRTGTGS from the coding sequence GTGCGCGCGGCCATCGGACTCTGGCGCTGGCGGCACAACCCCTTGTGCCGGACCACCGACCTGATCGAGGCGTGGGTGGCTCTCGCGGCCGTCCTGCTGCTGTGTCTGGCCGTGCCGTCGGCCGGCTGGGCCGCGGGCACCTGGGCGAACGCCTCGCTGCAGCGCTCCGTGCACGCCCAGGAGCGGGAACGCGTCGCGACCGTCGCCCGGGTGGTGCGGGCCGCCGACACCGGCGAGGCCGGGCCGGCCGGGCAGCGGGCCGTCGAGACCGCCGGGGAGCGGCGGCTGAGGCCCGCCGTCGTGGCCACCTGGACCGCCCCCGACGGCACCCCGCGGACCGGCACCGTCACCACCCGGCGGGAGCTCGCCGACCCCGGCGACCGCTTCCCGCTGTGGACGGACCGGGCCGGGCGGGCCGTGGCGCCGCCGATGCGCCCGGAGACGGCCCGGGCCCATGCGCTGATCGCCGGGATCACCGTGGCCCTGTTCTCCGGATTCCTGGTCGAGTCCGCCAGGCGGGCGGTCGTCCACCGGCTGGCGCGGCGGCGGTACGCGCGGCTCGACCGCGCCTGGGCGCAGGTCGGTCCGGACTGGGGTCGTACGGGCACGGGCAGCTGA
- a CDS encoding MOSC domain-containing protein yields the protein MPIPVLRSVHVHPVKALRGFAPAEAEVQPWGLAGDRRWTVVDTEGKVVTQRQHARLALASAALLPGGGVMLTGPGREPLAVEVPRPSGADGTIAVDVFGTRVEAVPAGPAADAWFSGYLDSEVRLVHMDDPARRRPVDPAYALPGETVSFADGYPLLLTTTSSLDALNSLIAQGDHADEGPLPMNRFRPNVVVDGTAPWAEDDWRRLSIGDVAFRVAKSSGRCVVTTTDQLTGERGKEPLRTLARHRKDGSRLIFGQNLVPEHPGVIRVGDPVKILD from the coding sequence ATGCCGATTCCTGTCTTGCGCTCCGTCCATGTCCACCCGGTCAAGGCACTGCGCGGGTTCGCCCCCGCCGAGGCGGAGGTCCAGCCATGGGGACTGGCCGGTGACCGCCGCTGGACCGTGGTGGACACCGAGGGCAAGGTCGTGACCCAACGCCAGCACGCACGGCTGGCGTTGGCCTCGGCCGCGCTCCTTCCGGGCGGCGGGGTCATGCTGACCGGGCCCGGCCGCGAGCCGCTCGCCGTCGAGGTGCCGCGCCCTTCCGGCGCGGACGGCACGATCGCGGTGGACGTCTTCGGCACGAGGGTGGAGGCCGTCCCGGCCGGTCCCGCCGCCGACGCGTGGTTCAGCGGCTACCTGGACAGCGAGGTGCGGCTCGTCCACATGGACGACCCGGCCCGGCGCAGGCCCGTCGACCCCGCGTACGCGCTGCCCGGCGAGACCGTCAGCTTCGCCGACGGCTACCCGCTGCTCCTCACCACCACGTCCTCCCTCGACGCCCTCAACTCCCTGATCGCCCAAGGCGACCACGCCGACGAGGGTCCGCTGCCGATGAACCGCTTCCGGCCCAACGTCGTCGTCGACGGCACCGCACCCTGGGCCGAGGACGACTGGCGGCGGCTGTCCATCGGCGACGTCGCGTTCCGGGTGGCCAAGTCCTCCGGCCGGTGCGTGGTCACCACCACCGACCAGCTGACGGGCGAACGCGGCAAGGAGCCGCTGCGCACCCTGGCCCGGCACCGCAAGGACGGCAGCCGGCTGATCTTCGGCCAGAACCTGGTGCCCGAACACCCCGGCGTCATCCGGGTCGGCGACCCGGTGAAGATCCTCGACTGA
- a CDS encoding DUF6643 family protein, protein MTSPRSTYGGGYYTAPSFPDTPIYDSLVAERGTPQIAPIRVPSAYDTPGGFSGSGSHLPALPAALPALPAAPSPQPAPAYAGHGGGYGYPQAAPQMAPAAHMPPLPLQHTGPTPYIPQQPTAPRGYPGPQAPQPPRPMAGGYEAMRPAAPRPTPAPSGAPYDDPYNQPYQSRGY, encoded by the coding sequence ATGACCTCCCCGCGCTCCACCTACGGAGGCGGTTACTACACCGCGCCGTCGTTCCCCGACACCCCGATCTACGACTCCCTCGTCGCAGAACGGGGCACGCCTCAGATCGCCCCGATCCGAGTGCCCTCCGCGTACGACACCCCCGGCGGCTTCTCTGGAAGCGGCAGCCACCTGCCGGCGCTGCCCGCAGCCCTGCCCGCCCTCCCGGCGGCGCCCAGCCCGCAGCCCGCCCCGGCCTACGCCGGGCACGGCGGCGGATACGGCTACCCGCAGGCCGCACCCCAGATGGCCCCGGCCGCGCACATGCCGCCCCTGCCGCTGCAGCACACCGGGCCCACCCCGTACATCCCGCAGCAGCCCACCGCCCCGCGCGGCTACCCGGGCCCGCAGGCGCCGCAGCCGCCGCGCCCGATGGCCGGCGGGTACGAGGCGATGCGCCCCGCGGCCCCGCGGCCGACCCCCGCGCCCTCGGGCGCGCCGTACGACGACCCGTACAACCAGCCGTACCAGAGCCGGGGGTACTGA